Proteins found in one Zea mays cultivar B73 chromosome 1, Zm-B73-REFERENCE-NAM-5.0, whole genome shotgun sequence genomic segment:
- the LOC100276790 gene encoding uncharacterized protein LOC100276790, which produces MWTHSWPSRGTAMAAPTYPERHRVRRHLQPGDQIVAALAPFLGFADHLVHRIVCRAWRRSCRILGRAPPPFPWLMLPPPLPPAGGPGPAPGTAQRRVFYDIPGGRSYAYPIPASYRHVTSRSGWLVLIASDSPRRLLVLNPITGGQVVVSWPFKEDTDGFLAVLTAPLGDPGCFLAVATDRLIKYCHPAGGGEWATLRALGFRYDAALSDLVSVGDTVYLVDERRKIWRADLAAAQPKVERKDTAFALPQGEWWRHYLVESLGHILLVVSDPHHKRLGLYRLRWDVNLWVSMPASGLGDSVLLLGRGCSAAVPASAAAGRLPGTVLVAHQPFRCSFLHVGIGWLNFPGGGGDQPWFWTESRLGAGLGDDQLVVRKSVPHWPLWSDGFTIGDSFWFFPGIDESDCP; this is translated from the coding sequence ATGTGGACGCACTCCTGGCCTTCGCGCGGCACGGCGATGGCGGCGCCAACCTACCCAGAGAGGCATCGGGTTCGTCGGCACCTCCAGCCCGGCGACCAAATCGTCGCCGCGCTGGCCCCCTTCCTTGGCTTTGCCGATCACCTCGTCCATCGCATCGTCTGCCGCGCCTGGCGCCGCTCCTGCCGCATCCTCGGCCGGGCACCGCCGCCCTTCCCGTGGCTCATGctccctccgccgctgccacctgCGGGTGGACCTGGCCCGGCCCCCGGCACCGCGCAGCGCCGAGTCTTCTACGACATCCCCGGCGGGAGATCATACGCGTACCCGATCCCCGCGTCCTACCGCCACGTCACGAGCCGCAGCGGTTGGCTCGTCCTGATCGCCTCGGACTCACCGCGACGGCTCCTGGTGCTTAACCCTATCACCGGTGGGCAGGTGGTTGTGTCGTGGCCGTTCAAGGAGGACACCGACGGCTTCCTCGCTGTGCTGACGGCACCGCTCGGCGACCCGGGGTGCTTCCTCGCGGTCGCCACGGATAGGCTCATCAAGTACTGCCACCCCGCCGGCGGTGGGGAGTGGGCCACGCTGCGCGCCCTGGGGTTCCGCTACGACGCGGCCCTCAGCGACCTCGTGTCCGTCGGCGACACGGTGTACCTCGTGGACGAGCGGAGGAAGATCTGGCGCGCAGACCTCGCCGCCGCGCAGCCCAAGGTGGAGCGCAAGGACACGGCGTTCGCGCTCCCGCAAGGGGAGTGGTGGCGCCACTACCTCGTGGAGTCGCTCGGCCATATCCTCCTCGTGGTCTCGGACCCGCACCACAAGCGCCTCGGGCTCTACAGACTCAGATGGGACGTCAATCTATGGGTGTCGATGCCCGCGAGCGGTCTCGGCGACAGCGTGCTGCTGCTGGGCCGCGGTTGTTCGGCGGCCGTGCCAGCGTCGGCCGCCGCGGGCCGCTTGCCTGGCACAGTTCTGGTGGCGCACCAGCCGTTCAGATGTAGCTTCCTGCATGTGGGCATTGGGTGGTTAAACTTTCCCGGCGGCGGTGGTGACCAACCTTGGTTCTGGACGGAGTCGCGGTTGGGCGCGGGGCTGGGTGATGATCAGCTGGTGGTGAGGAAGTCGGTGCCGCATTGGCCGCTTTGGTCGGACGGGTTCACAATCGGTGATTCATTCTGGTTCTTCCCCGGCATTGATGAAAGTGATTGCCCATAG